In Picosynechococcus sp. PCC 7002, the following are encoded in one genomic region:
- a CDS encoding glycosyltransferase family 4 protein, with product MAIAYVVKRYPRYSETFIVNEILAHEAAGLDIKIFALRPPVDSHFQDKIARVKAPVTYIQKPSQGRSHPDLLGQNPTAASYLWAEIQATATLIPDLWEKLAYAAGERSSVLYQALWLAQAVRHQGITHLHAHFASVATSVTRLAAHFAEVPYSFTAHAKDIFHESVDPADFASKLQDACAVVTVSDYNRTYLQQQYGEVATKVKRIYNGMDLTELPYQPHLENPQPPLIVSVSRLVEKKGLTYLIAACDLLRRWNCSFRCQIVGSGPLETTLRSQIAQHQLEPWVEITGPKPQGEVFQLLKQATVFAAPYVIGKDGNRDGLPTVLLEAIALGTPCVATDVTGIPEIIQHQETGLLVAQNDPEQLAKALQILLNQADLRHRFARAARQRLEQAFDLQRNAAQLRQLFHQGEAQR from the coding sequence ATGGCCATTGCCTACGTTGTTAAACGCTATCCCCGCTATTCAGAAACCTTTATCGTCAATGAAATTCTCGCCCACGAAGCAGCGGGTTTAGATATCAAAATTTTTGCCCTACGGCCCCCGGTGGATAGTCATTTCCAAGACAAAATTGCCCGGGTCAAAGCCCCCGTCACCTACATCCAAAAACCCAGCCAAGGGCGATCGCACCCCGATTTATTGGGGCAAAATCCCACCGCCGCCAGTTACCTCTGGGCAGAAATCCAAGCTACCGCCACCCTGATCCCCGACCTCTGGGAAAAATTAGCCTACGCCGCCGGAGAACGTTCCAGTGTTCTGTATCAAGCCCTCTGGCTCGCCCAAGCCGTCCGCCACCAGGGGATCACCCATCTCCATGCCCACTTTGCCAGCGTCGCCACCAGCGTTACCCGGTTAGCCGCCCACTTTGCGGAAGTACCCTACAGCTTTACGGCCCACGCAAAAGATATTTTCCATGAAAGCGTGGATCCAGCCGATTTCGCCAGCAAACTCCAAGATGCCTGCGCTGTGGTGACTGTCAGTGACTATAACCGTACCTATTTACAACAGCAGTATGGGGAAGTTGCAACTAAGGTCAAACGCATTTACAACGGCATGGATTTAACGGAACTTCCCTACCAACCCCATTTAGAAAATCCACAGCCACCGTTAATTGTGTCAGTGTCGCGCCTCGTGGAAAAGAAAGGCTTGACCTATCTGATTGCTGCCTGCGATCTGCTGCGCCGTTGGAATTGTTCGTTCCGCTGTCAAATCGTGGGGAGTGGCCCCCTAGAAACGACATTGCGATCGCAAATTGCCCAACACCAGCTAGAGCCTTGGGTGGAAATCACTGGCCCCAAACCCCAGGGAGAAGTGTTTCAGCTCCTAAAACAGGCGACAGTTTTTGCGGCCCCCTATGTCATTGGGAAAGATGGCAATCGGGATGGTTTACCTACAGTTTTGTTAGAGGCGATCGCCTTGGGGACTCCCTGCGTGGCAACGGATGTCACGGGCATTCCGGAAATTATTCAACACCAGGAGACAGGGTTGCTGGTGGCCCAAAATGATCCAGAACAACTTGCCAAAGCCCTTCAAATTCTTTTAAATCAAGCAGATTTACGTCACCGTTTTGCCCGAGCAGCCCGCCAGCGTTTAGAACAAGCCTTTGATCTCCAGCGCAATGCGGCCCAACTCCGCCAACTGTTCCACCAAGGGGAGGCCCAACGATGA
- a CDS encoding glycosyltransferase family 4 protein: MKIAYVCADPGIPVFGCKGASIHVQEMIRAFQNQGATVTLFAARLGGEPPADLADVPVHCLPKVPKGDLASREQGLFEQNQTLQNLLTQASPYDLVYERYSLWSQAGMTFARNWQIPGILEVNAPLIEEQATHRGLINRDLALQVAATAFGKATALIAVSEGVKAYLQQWVPGDRLFVVPNGINPTRFSNVSKPSAGMPFTVGFVGSLKPWHGLDLLIEAFAQLRQTVPEARLLIVGDGPQRPALEQAIAQRKLTAQVQWTGAVSPEAVPHWLSQMSVAVAPYPASENFYFSPLKVVEYMAAELPVVASRIGQLPDIIDDGVTGILYPPGEVTALVQALEHLWRSPQYRKQLGLAARGFVLKHHTWDHIAAQILAIAKASFFNVEVKS; encoded by the coding sequence ATGAAAATTGCCTATGTCTGCGCCGATCCGGGCATTCCGGTCTTTGGCTGCAAAGGGGCCTCGATCCATGTGCAGGAGATGATCCGCGCCTTTCAGAACCAGGGGGCAACGGTGACGCTTTTTGCCGCGAGGCTTGGAGGCGAACCGCCCGCAGACTTGGCCGATGTACCCGTCCATTGCTTACCCAAAGTTCCCAAAGGAGATCTAGCAAGCCGTGAGCAGGGACTCTTTGAACAAAATCAGACATTGCAAAATTTATTAACCCAGGCATCTCCCTACGATCTCGTCTATGAACGTTATTCCCTCTGGAGCCAGGCGGGGATGACCTTTGCGCGAAACTGGCAGATTCCTGGCATTTTAGAAGTGAATGCGCCCCTAATTGAAGAGCAAGCCACACACCGGGGTTTAATAAACCGGGATTTAGCATTGCAGGTCGCAGCGACAGCCTTTGGGAAAGCAACAGCTTTAATCGCCGTGTCCGAGGGGGTAAAGGCCTATTTACAGCAATGGGTGCCGGGCGATCGCCTTTTTGTGGTGCCCAATGGGATCAATCCCACCCGATTTTCCAATGTCTCTAAACCATCCGCCGGAATGCCCTTTACCGTGGGTTTTGTCGGTTCCCTCAAGCCTTGGCATGGCCTGGATCTGCTGATTGAAGCCTTTGCTCAACTGCGACAAACTGTCCCGGAAGCGCGCTTGTTGATCGTCGGCGATGGCCCCCAACGGCCAGCCCTTGAACAGGCGATCGCCCAGCGCAAGTTAACGGCCCAGGTGCAATGGACAGGTGCCGTGTCCCCAGAGGCAGTTCCCCACTGGTTAAGCCAGATGAGCGTGGCTGTGGCCCCCTATCCCGCCAGTGAAAATTTTTATTTTTCCCCCCTCAAGGTGGTGGAATACATGGCGGCGGAGTTGCCTGTGGTGGCGAGTCGCATCGGTCAACTGCCGGACATTATTGACGATGGCGTGACGGGGATTTTGTATCCACCGGGGGAAGTAACAGCTCTTGTCCAGGCCCTCGAACATCTTTGGCGATCGCCCCAGTACCGGAAGCAGTTAGGTCTGGCTGCCCGTGGTTTCGTGCTTAAACACCATACTTGGGATCACATTGCCGCCCAAATTTTGGCGATCGCCAAAGCCTCGTTTTTTAACGTTGAGGTTAAAAGTTAG
- a CDS encoding ABC transporter ATP-binding protein: MTQAVPGLWAVITTFWPQIRTQWRLLLVAMVTLLADVGLRLLEPWPLKLLIDGVLIPAQTQPALSFLGFRNLDPAWLLVFIAAGVIIIAVSRAIATYWNTVSLAIVGSRVMAQVRDQLYSHLQRLSLRYHYQARSGDLIIRVSSDANRLQEILLTAALPLVVSLLTLGGMLGVMAWLDLKLTFLSLVTFPLFWFAASRLSAKIRRASLTQRHREGAVAATAAESLAAIKLVQALSLEQAFADLFSRQNQQSLQESIETKRLAANLERVVDVLIALGTALVMGYGSHLVIEDALTPGTVLVFLTYLRNAYKPVQNFAKYTGRLAKAAASGERILNILAETPDIQDKPGAIATPSLRGLIEFKDVSFGYHPDQGILKGLNLTVQPGEKIALVGASGSGKSTLLSLLLRLYDPTAGKILIDGQDLRDYQLTGLRNQMAVVLQESLLFAATIRENIAYGIEDATMVNIEAAARLANAHDFILQLPQGYDTVVGERGTTLSGGQRQRLAIARAAMRQTPILILDEPTSGLDKVNEQLVFEALERLAENRTTFLVTHNLQLAIAADQILYLDQGQIQEQGTHAELLARQGAYADLFQRQTLATFSESLQH, from the coding sequence ATGACCCAAGCTGTCCCTGGCCTCTGGGCTGTAATCACCACCTTTTGGCCCCAAATTCGTACCCAGTGGCGACTCCTGTTGGTGGCGATGGTCACTTTGCTGGCAGATGTGGGGTTGCGACTATTGGAACCTTGGCCCCTCAAACTGCTCATTGACGGGGTACTGATTCCCGCTCAAACCCAGCCAGCCCTTTCTTTTCTCGGCTTTAGGAACCTCGATCCCGCCTGGCTCTTGGTTTTCATTGCGGCTGGGGTGATCATCATTGCTGTGAGTCGGGCGATCGCCACCTATTGGAATACCGTCAGTTTGGCGATCGTCGGTAGTCGCGTCATGGCCCAGGTGCGGGATCAACTGTACAGTCATTTGCAACGGCTTTCCCTGCGCTACCACTACCAAGCCCGCAGCGGTGACCTAATTATCCGCGTTAGTAGCGATGCAAATCGTCTCCAGGAAATTTTGCTCACGGCGGCGTTGCCCCTGGTGGTTAGCCTGTTAACCCTGGGGGGAATGCTTGGGGTAATGGCCTGGCTCGACCTGAAACTCACCTTCTTATCCCTCGTGACTTTTCCGCTATTTTGGTTTGCTGCCAGCCGTTTAAGTGCCAAAATTCGCCGTGCTTCCCTCACCCAACGCCACCGGGAAGGGGCCGTCGCCGCCACCGCCGCCGAATCCCTCGCCGCGATTAAACTGGTGCAAGCCCTTTCCCTAGAGCAGGCCTTTGCGGATCTTTTTAGTCGCCAAAACCAACAAAGCCTCCAGGAAAGCATTGAAACCAAACGATTGGCCGCAAACCTAGAGCGGGTGGTAGATGTGTTGATTGCCCTGGGAACAGCCTTGGTGATGGGCTATGGGTCACATCTGGTGATCGAAGATGCCCTCACGCCAGGAACAGTTTTGGTGTTTTTAACCTATCTGCGCAATGCCTACAAACCCGTGCAAAATTTTGCGAAATATACTGGGCGTCTGGCAAAGGCGGCGGCATCAGGGGAACGGATTTTAAATATTTTGGCGGAAACCCCCGATATTCAAGACAAACCAGGGGCGATCGCCACGCCGTCTCTCCGGGGGTTGATTGAATTTAAAGATGTCTCCTTTGGTTATCATCCCGACCAAGGAATTCTTAAGGGGCTAAATTTAACGGTGCAACCCGGCGAAAAAATTGCCCTCGTTGGTGCTTCCGGCAGTGGAAAATCGACGCTTCTCAGTTTGTTATTGCGCCTCTATGACCCAACAGCGGGGAAAATTCTGATTGATGGTCAGGATCTGCGGGATTATCAACTGACGGGCCTCCGGAACCAAATGGCGGTGGTGTTGCAGGAGAGCTTACTATTTGCGGCAACGATCCGGGAAAATATCGCCTATGGCATCGAGGACGCAACGATGGTAAATATCGAAGCGGCGGCCCGTTTAGCCAATGCCCATGACTTTATTTTGCAACTGCCCCAGGGCTACGACACAGTGGTGGGGGAACGGGGGACAACCCTTTCTGGTGGGCAGCGGCAACGGTTGGCGATCGCCAGGGCTGCGATGCGACAAACCCCGATTTTGATCCTGGATGAACCCACCAGTGGCTTGGATAAAGTCAACGAACAGTTGGTTTTTGAAGCCCTAGAACGGTTAGCGGAAAATCGCACCACCTTTCTCGTCACCCACAATCTCCAGTTGGCGATCGCCGCCGACCAAATCCTTTACCTCGACCAGGGACAAATCCAGGAACAGGGCACCCACGCCGAATTATTAGCGCGCCAGGGAGCCTATGCCGACCTTTTCCAACGGCAAACCCTCGCAACGTTCAGCGAATCCTTGCAACATTAA
- a CDS encoding phosphotransferase family protein: MTELYPDPKMPWLPFVLDPQLAQPHFTTIFPTVRRVIKAELLRHKIGRRALIAYHLETDAGEQIILGKIRAKGTDHKSYDCQRALWKNGFHRQSEDGLSVPEPLGIVEPWRMWLQRWVPGQPATNLLIIQPDLPEKIAALAHKLHTHSVPTPKTHTIADELQILGDRLRDFAQQQPQWQGKIQDFMAQSERLGQILEQHPRPSTTIHRDFYPDQILVEGDRLWLVDLDLYCQGDPAVDLGNFIAHMTEQSLRTLGDPDAMVSQEQTLKGVFLAKQALGKFYLGQAIDIYAIFTLLRHIAISWRIPERRPNIPALIELCGDRLAEQLQQVR; encoded by the coding sequence ATGACCGAACTTTACCCTGATCCTAAAATGCCCTGGCTACCGTTTGTCCTCGATCCCCAGTTAGCCCAGCCGCATTTCACTACCATTTTTCCCACTGTGCGGAGGGTGATAAAGGCCGAACTGCTACGCCATAAAATCGGACGCCGGGCCTTGATTGCTTATCATCTGGAAACCGACGCAGGGGAACAGATTATTCTCGGCAAAATTCGCGCCAAGGGCACAGACCACAAAAGCTATGACTGTCAACGGGCGTTATGGAAAAATGGGTTTCATCGCCAGAGTGAAGATGGTTTATCGGTGCCAGAACCCCTTGGTATTGTTGAACCCTGGCGGATGTGGCTACAACGCTGGGTTCCTGGTCAACCCGCAACTAATTTATTGATTATCCAGCCAGATTTACCCGAAAAAATTGCTGCCCTTGCCCACAAACTCCACACCCATTCCGTACCCACCCCAAAGACCCATACCATTGCTGACGAATTACAAATTCTTGGCGATCGCCTCCGGGATTTTGCCCAACAGCAACCCCAATGGCAGGGAAAAATCCAAGATTTTATGGCCCAGAGTGAACGGCTAGGACAAATCTTAGAACAGCATCCCCGTCCCTCAACAACAATTCACCGGGATTTTTACCCTGATCAAATTTTGGTAGAAGGCGATCGCCTTTGGTTGGTGGATCTCGACCTCTACTGTCAAGGAGATCCCGCCGTTGATCTGGGGAATTTTATCGCCCACATGACCGAACAGAGCCTCCGCACTTTGGGTGATCCCGATGCTATGGTTAGTCAAGAACAGACATTAAAGGGCGTTTTTTTAGCAAAACAGGCCTTAGGAAAGTTTTATCTGGGTCAGGCTATTGATATCTACGCCATCTTCACTCTTCTGCGGCATATTGCCATTAGTTGGCGTATCCCAGAGCGTCGTCCAAATATTCCGGCCTTGATCGAACTCTGTGGCGATCGCCTTGCCGAACAACTGCAACAGGTTAGATGA
- a CDS encoding sensor histidine kinase yields the protein MVVFSPKQWLKLLRIHFLSVRGRVFFWYLLLLSGFLAISFPLMLHLVFSNINQRVRNDLKEDVYLFEGLLNNDPQVKQRLALRETEILPLSTPADLISLFNLYLARRVPEDDTFIVGVIAEEFYRSSPEALPPTLQADSSLLQRLAQVNRWEEGVDPRPNSETGDILYVALPIENETGDILGRFIAVHAVAGEHNETLTSLKIVFATLIGVFCLSIAVSAVIAGRVLAPLTLILKTATSINESNLTRRIPITTQGELANLAQAFNSMLDRLETAFENQRQFLNDVGHELRTPITIIRGHLELMAIANLPFEEQKTVELVVDELDRMGRLVQELILLAKLERPNFLHYEPIDIESFLEELYTKITALTSSPRQWQRQGMVTGILWGDRQRLTQALINLAQNAVQHTQPHDEICLGVTRTGKNLQFWLQDSGQGIAAADQTRIFERFARGRQVRGTEGSGLGLAIVKQVAIAHGGSITVASELNKGSTFTLTIPYDPDSDYRRRT from the coding sequence ATGGTCGTCTTTTCCCCCAAACAATGGCTTAAACTGCTGCGAATCCATTTTCTCTCGGTTCGGGGTCGCGTTTTTTTCTGGTATTTACTGCTGTTATCAGGGTTCCTCGCCATTTCCTTTCCCCTGATGTTGCACTTGGTATTTAGCAACATTAACCAGCGGGTCAGAAATGATCTCAAGGAAGATGTGTATTTGTTTGAGGGTTTACTGAACAATGACCCCCAAGTGAAACAACGGCTTGCCCTCCGAGAAACCGAGATTTTGCCCCTCTCTACCCCGGCGGATTTGATTTCTCTGTTTAATCTGTATCTGGCCCGTCGGGTACCGGAGGACGACACTTTTATCGTTGGCGTGATTGCCGAGGAATTTTATCGCTCTAGCCCCGAAGCTCTACCACCGACCCTCCAGGCAGATTCTTCTCTTTTGCAACGCTTGGCCCAGGTAAACCGCTGGGAAGAGGGAGTTGATCCGCGTCCCAATTCGGAAACGGGGGATATTTTGTATGTGGCGCTCCCCATCGAAAATGAGACAGGGGATATTCTGGGGCGCTTTATTGCCGTCCATGCTGTAGCGGGGGAACACAATGAAACTCTCACGTCTTTAAAAATTGTTTTTGCGACGTTGATCGGGGTTTTTTGTTTGTCCATTGCGGTGAGTGCCGTGATTGCAGGGCGGGTTTTAGCACCCCTAACTTTAATTTTGAAAACGGCAACAAGCATTAATGAATCCAACCTGACGCGACGGATTCCCATCACCACCCAGGGGGAATTGGCCAATTTAGCCCAGGCTTTTAACTCGATGCTAGACCGACTGGAAACGGCCTTTGAAAATCAGCGGCAGTTTCTCAATGATGTGGGTCATGAACTGCGCACGCCGATCACGATTATTCGGGGGCATCTGGAATTGATGGCGATCGCCAATCTTCCCTTCGAAGAACAAAAAACGGTGGAATTGGTTGTAGATGAACTAGATCGCATGGGCCGACTGGTGCAGGAGTTGATCCTGTTGGCGAAGTTGGAGCGGCCCAATTTTTTGCACTACGAACCGATTGATATAGAGTCGTTTTTAGAAGAGCTCTACACGAAAATTACGGCTTTAACGTCTAGTCCTCGCCAATGGCAACGGCAGGGAATGGTGACGGGAATTCTCTGGGGCGATCGCCAACGGTTAACCCAAGCGCTAATTAATCTCGCCCAAAACGCCGTTCAACACACCCAACCCCATGACGAAATTTGCCTAGGGGTCACTCGCACCGGGAAAAATTTACAATTTTGGTTACAAGATAGTGGGCAGGGAATTGCCGCCGCTGACCAAACACGGATTTTTGAACGGTTTGCCCGGGGCCGCCAAGTACGGGGCACAGAAGGCTCAGGCCTGGGGTTAGCCATCGTTAAGCAGGTGGCGATCGCCCATGGCGGCAGCATTACCGTCGCAAGCGAGTTAAACAAAGGTAGTACATTTACCCTGACGATTCCCTATGACCCAGATTCTGATTATCGAAGACGAACCTAG
- a CDS encoding response regulator transcription factor has translation MTQILIIEDEPRIASFLEKGFKSEGFTVTIASTAKEALDWALQYPFALLILDLGLPDADGLEVLHDLRGQGVTAPIIILTARDDLDDKVTGLNLGADDYLGKPFSFKELLARVQARLRTFTPRATPEPMCLKTQTLELDLKARRVRQGDVWLELPTREFILLETLLRHPDQVLSRQQLLDQVWGYDYDPGSNIVDVYIGYLRKKLGSDLIETVRGIGYRLKT, from the coding sequence ATGACCCAGATTCTGATTATCGAAGACGAACCTAGAATCGCTTCCTTCCTCGAAAAGGGGTTTAAGAGCGAAGGCTTTACGGTGACCATCGCCAGCACCGCCAAAGAAGCCCTAGACTGGGCCTTGCAATATCCCTTTGCCCTGTTGATCTTAGATTTAGGCTTGCCCGATGCTGATGGTTTAGAGGTGCTCCATGATCTGCGCGGTCAGGGGGTTACGGCCCCAATTATTATCCTCACGGCCCGCGACGACCTCGACGACAAAGTAACTGGCTTAAACCTTGGTGCCGACGATTACTTGGGTAAACCGTTTAGTTTTAAAGAACTCCTGGCCCGTGTCCAAGCGCGGTTACGCACCTTTACCCCAAGGGCGACCCCGGAACCGATGTGTCTGAAAACCCAGACGTTGGAGCTAGATCTCAAGGCGCGGCGGGTCAGGCAAGGGGATGTTTGGTTAGAGTTGCCCACCCGTGAATTTATCCTGTTGGAAACGTTGCTCCGCCATCCCGACCAAGTCCTCAGCCGTCAGCAGCTCTTGGATCAGGTGTGGGGCTATGATTACGATCCAGGCTCGAATATCGTCGATGTGTACATTGGCTATCTCCGTAAAAAGTTGGGCAGTGATCTCATCGAGACGGTGCGGGGCATTGGTTATCGCCTCAAGACCTAA
- the aat gene encoding leucyl/phenylalanyl-tRNA--protein transferase yields the protein MISRFNLPAILEGYSQGYFLMADEQQHLGWYSSRQRTLIPLDGRFRYPKSLRRSLNQQIFTPKINQAFEAVCAGCANRDVTWISPELLDIYRALHRAGWAHSFETWRGDQLAGGILGIAIGGAFIGESMFFQIPNGSKVAMVLLVEHLRRQGFILFDAQLQNPHLERFGSYVIDNQDYRRLLAQAVRLRCQFAPD from the coding sequence ATGATCAGCCGTTTTAATCTGCCAGCAATTTTAGAAGGATATTCCCAGGGCTATTTTCTGATGGCGGATGAGCAACAGCATTTGGGTTGGTATTCGAGTCGGCAACGGACTTTGATTCCCCTAGATGGTCGGTTTCGTTATCCCAAATCCTTGAGGCGATCGCTCAATCAACAGATTTTTACCCCCAAAATTAACCAAGCCTTTGAGGCGGTGTGTGCCGGCTGTGCCAACCGGGACGTGACCTGGATTTCGCCGGAATTACTAGACATTTATCGGGCGTTGCACCGGGCGGGGTGGGCCCACAGTTTTGAAACCTGGCGGGGGGATCAATTAGCTGGGGGGATTTTAGGCATCGCCATTGGTGGAGCCTTTATCGGGGAGTCGATGTTTTTTCAAATTCCCAATGGTTCCAAGGTGGCAATGGTTCTTTTAGTCGAACATCTGCGGCGACAAGGCTTTATCCTGTTTGATGCCCAGTTGCAAAATCCGCACCTAGAGCGATTTGGTTCCTACGTTATTGATAACCAGGATTATCGACGGTTGCTGGCCCAGGCAGTGCGTTTGCGGTGTCAGTTTGCGCCGGATTAA
- a CDS encoding salt stress protein, Slr1339 family, translating into MMASLDDLLRDLENQHRAAAPQPPDNGLDQTLAALQQEYQARPQPTGEKSSQGDRLSSMLQALEQETTANKLKDCEKNHRLYQDINRLIAEQQKQAQQPLPETDLKAIAAAEKQKQAQAKYWRTKAETWLKQLDPLSNEGLWFMDFAEGYDSQLAAAIEYLQALE; encoded by the coding sequence ATGATGGCTTCCCTTGATGATTTGCTACGGGATTTAGAAAATCAACATCGCGCGGCAGCACCACAGCCACCGGACAATGGCCTGGATCAAACCCTAGCGGCCCTCCAGCAGGAATACCAAGCTCGCCCGCAGCCGACTGGGGAAAAGTCATCCCAGGGCGATCGCCTTTCGTCCATGTTGCAGGCCCTCGAACAGGAAACGACCGCCAACAAACTTAAAGATTGTGAAAAAAATCACCGTCTGTACCAAGACATTAACCGACTGATTGCCGAACAGCAAAAGCAAGCCCAACAGCCCCTCCCGGAAACAGACCTCAAGGCGATCGCCGCCGCTGAAAAGCAAAAACAGGCCCAGGCTAAATATTGGCGTACCAAAGCCGAAACTTGGCTTAAGCAACTAGATCCCCTCTCCAATGAAGGGCTCTGGTTTATGGACTTTGCCGAGGGCTATGACTCCCAGCTTGCCGCCGCGATCGAGTATCTGCAGGCATTAGAATGA
- a CDS encoding ABC transporter permease yields the protein MDWWRKLRNNTLARLGAIILITFYVLVIGADFFAPYDPYVSQADGSLMPPTAIHWRNGTPHVYPTSQGPTDLDTGDRQLIVDTDNPQPLRLFVKGDPYQLFQIKLPVPPTFEEKIVFPGIRGDRHLFGVVGEARFNLLGTDEQGRDQFSRLLHGGRISLFIGLVGIVISFPLGMLIGGISGYFGGWIDAVLMRFVEVLMTIPGIYLLVSLAAILPASLTSAQRFLLIVLITSFISWSGLARVIRGQVLSIKNQEFVQAAQATGGRSLYIITKHILPQTASYAIISATLAVPGFIIAESVLSLIGLGIQQPDPSWGNLLSLSTNASILVLQPWLVWSPAILIIVTVLAFNLLGDGLRDALDPKSLQNRQD from the coding sequence ATGGATTGGTGGCGCAAACTTCGAAATAATACCCTGGCGCGTTTGGGCGCAATTATCCTGATCACCTTTTATGTCCTCGTCATTGGTGCTGATTTTTTTGCCCCCTATGACCCCTATGTGTCCCAGGCAGATGGTTCTTTAATGCCGCCCACAGCGATCCACTGGCGCAATGGTACCCCCCATGTTTATCCCACCAGCCAGGGGCCGACGGATCTCGACACGGGCGATCGCCAACTGATTGTTGATACCGATAACCCCCAACCGCTGCGCCTCTTTGTGAAAGGCGATCCTTACCAACTATTCCAGATCAAATTGCCCGTGCCCCCGACCTTCGAGGAAAAAATTGTCTTTCCGGGCATCCGGGGCGATCGCCATTTATTTGGGGTGGTCGGCGAGGCCCGCTTTAATCTCCTCGGCACCGACGAACAGGGGCGCGATCAATTTAGCCGCTTACTCCATGGGGGCCGCATTAGCCTGTTCATTGGCCTGGTGGGGATTGTTATTTCCTTTCCCTTGGGGATGCTCATCGGTGGCATTTCTGGCTATTTTGGCGGCTGGATCGATGCGGTCTTGATGCGCTTTGTGGAAGTGTTGATGACTATTCCGGGGATTTATCTCCTCGTTTCCCTGGCGGCGATTCTGCCCGCGAGTTTAACCAGCGCCCAGCGATTCCTCTTGATTGTGCTGATTACCTCGTTCATTAGCTGGTCTGGCCTGGCGCGGGTGATCCGGGGTCAAGTGCTCTCGATTAAAAACCAAGAATTTGTTCAGGCGGCCCAAGCAACGGGGGGGCGATCGCTCTACATCATCACCAAACATATCCTGCCCCAAACGGCGAGCTATGCGATTATCTCCGCAACCCTCGCCGTACCAGGATTTATCATTGCCGAATCGGTATTGAGCTTGATTGGCCTCGGCATTCAACAGCCCGACCCCAGTTGGGGCAATCTGCTCTCCCTAAGTACCAATGCTTCTATTCTGGTCTTACAACCTTGGCTGGTGTGGTCGCCGGCCATTTTGATTATCGTTACGGTGCTAGCCTTTAACCTGCTCGGTGACGGGCTACGGGATGCCCTCGATCCAAAGAGCCTCCAAAACCGCCAAGATTAG
- a CDS encoding Crp/Fnr family transcriptional regulator → MSQFFALDEIKPHSPLITEFLQEWAIAHCRSRTFFQEETIPTRPGLLYFVTKGFVRLESRLRHFQPSLSLDGQPVILAFIGADQPIDIYRSPMISFQAIAQVDQTEVFWLYWEDLDQWPTLKNNVLQALRHQQQHQRLEQTLLCQRKTIDRLWLYLEMLGRTHGNPSPEGMMIPFPLTSKQLSEVLGATQVTVNRLLKQLMQADKIQLTQADRFQVRLSH, encoded by the coding sequence ATGTCTCAGTTCTTTGCCCTTGACGAAATTAAGCCCCACTCGCCTTTAATCACAGAGTTTTTGCAAGAATGGGCGATCGCCCACTGTCGGAGTCGGACGTTTTTCCAGGAAGAAACCATTCCTACCCGGCCCGGTTTGCTTTACTTTGTCACGAAAGGATTTGTGCGCCTTGAAAGTCGTCTCCGGCATTTCCAACCTTCCCTTTCCCTGGATGGGCAGCCGGTAATTTTGGCGTTTATTGGGGCCGATCAACCCATTGATATCTACCGCAGTCCGATGATCTCGTTCCAGGCGATCGCTCAAGTGGATCAAACAGAAGTCTTTTGGCTCTACTGGGAAGATCTCGACCAGTGGCCCACCCTAAAAAACAACGTATTACAAGCGCTCCGGCACCAGCAGCAACACCAGCGCCTAGAGCAGACCCTCTTGTGCCAACGCAAAACCATTGATCGGCTGTGGCTATACCTAGAAATGTTGGGGCGGACCCACGGCAACCCTTCCCCGGAAGGAATGATGATTCCGTTTCCCCTCACCAGCAAGCAATTGTCTGAGGTTCTGGGGGCCACCCAGGTAACGGTCAATCGCCTCCTCAAGCAGCTCATGCAAGCGGATAAAATTCAACTTACCCAGGCGGATCGGTTTCAGGTTCGCCTCAGCCACTGA